One Candidatus Desulfatibia profunda genomic region harbors:
- a CDS encoding sigma-54-dependent Fis family transcriptional regulator translates to KSSVEAIKKGAYDYITKPVSTTDLLLSVEKAIKFKSLEEENIRLKKELRGQYKYTNLVGTSNAIKKIFDLIEKVADTDGTVLISGASGTGKELIARAIHYNGSRSDKPLVVINCGAVPEALLESELFGHEKGAFTGAHKSRVGRFEMANGGSIFLDEIGEMSPALQVKLLRVLQEYKFERVGGTKTIHVDLRIIAATNINLTTAINKEKFREDLYYRLNVIPIKVPSLKQRKSDIPLLIDHFLKKFQKGKEKKITKISPEALDVMYAYDWPGNVRELENVIKRLTILCDNPVVEIGDLPENMQESDRLTQPVEEVILDNELNLQDAVQNYEKRIILEALEKSNWVKSRAAKLLNINRTTLVAKIKKQNLDDVASA, encoded by the coding sequence CAAGAGTTCGGTTGAAGCCATCAAAAAGGGAGCCTATGACTATATTACAAAGCCGGTATCAACTACTGATCTTTTGCTTTCGGTTGAAAAAGCCATTAAATTTAAGAGTCTTGAAGAAGAAAATATCAGGCTTAAAAAAGAGTTGCGAGGGCAATACAAATATACGAATCTTGTGGGGACAAGTAATGCCATTAAAAAGATATTCGATCTTATAGAGAAGGTGGCGGATACCGATGGAACGGTCCTCATTAGCGGCGCCAGCGGTACCGGCAAGGAATTGATTGCAAGAGCGATCCATTACAATGGCAGCCGGAGCGATAAACCATTGGTTGTTATTAATTGCGGAGCTGTTCCCGAGGCATTGCTGGAAAGCGAACTTTTTGGCCATGAAAAAGGGGCCTTCACCGGTGCCCACAAAAGCAGAGTCGGGCGATTTGAAATGGCCAACGGCGGCAGCATTTTTTTGGATGAAATCGGGGAAATGAGTCCGGCGCTGCAGGTTAAGTTGCTGCGTGTGTTACAGGAATATAAGTTTGAAAGGGTCGGCGGGACCAAAACCATTCATGTAGATCTTAGGATCATCGCAGCCACGAATATAAACCTAACGACTGCGATCAACAAGGAAAAGTTCCGGGAAGATTTGTATTATCGATTGAATGTTATTCCCATCAAGGTTCCCAGTTTAAAACAAAGAAAATCAGATATTCCACTGCTTATCGATCATTTTTTGAAAAAGTTTCAGAAAGGAAAAGAAAAAAAAATAACAAAAATTTCCCCCGAAGCGCTGGACGTCATGTATGCTTATGACTGGCCTGGCAATGTAAGAGAGCTTGAAAATGTGATTAAGAGGCTCACAATCCTTTGTGATAATCCGGTTGTGGAAATTGGCGACCTTCCTGAAAATATGCAGGAGAGCGACCGATTGACCCAGCCCGTTGAAGAGGTCATTTTAGACAATGAGTTGAACCTTCAAGACGCCGTCCAAAACTATGAAAAAAGGATTATTCTTGAAGCCTTGGAGAAAAGCAATTGGGTCAAATCAAGGGCGGCCAAACTTCTCAATATCAACAGAACAACTCTGGTGGCGAAGATTAAGAAGCAAAATCTGGATGATGTCGCCTCGGCCTAA
- a CDS encoding tetratricopeptide repeat protein, whose translation MSRVVSIATHESLFGTTINVLGNGKIPTYVTETQDLPPKIVVDILCTAESLETITVASEHSNLKGLRVGHHPQKIRMVLDLKAIDIPTFAIKSVGNELTIFLKSRKIMGEKEDDFSEDQSDATGNDLAVLKPLEDIKSSNQDPAMSTQPKDIKTDENQKNTELLSIQNSAAKEFGSVSLATVGGTIQGPQQDPKQVVQVRGNTGVAGLKEVFYGSNLTQIVPDDGRNDTALLIESLNAYGAQNWSGAIENLTLLIKTYPQGRYSEKACFLLAKANEQLYSTSISDHFSEIKKYYEDAIYRFPASEYGPQAFLGIGNLLFKTGNYYEALAYYNLVIKKAPGSILAAKALMQKADIMLQNKRQEEAMSISAVLEDSVSGFPDMPVKTEAKLLRAKILYEMNRFRESLDIFSELQTASSENSLQYPAITLYLGYNYYQLQDNQRSRENLLKFYNSYPDREMNHLILPQIGDTYRNEGRHKDAVKFYQLVLKRYPEKEGAAISKIRLAEEQEEQAVASARGIAPPVNILDEDLDREGAAISKIRLAEEQAVASVMGIAPRINILDEDLALAAEFYKEIINKPVDKKNENPLTQLALLKLSIIYQKEKEYEKSLKHLKLLFEKYPQTSLRKEGLQALTGTIDGFFKEELKAKKYGSIINFYVSEKELIYELNAPEVFITVARAFIHQKFEDMGTEMFEMADPMLSDEEKPPDLLFLLGRYFYKQEKLEIALERISLFIDRYPSDKNVPSAYRLKGSILLKLKKYPQAAEMFSAALRYPADKCEKLSILIDRAKALAESNPGKEALEATKEADGIKSACISTDYSIYQEIGDLYLNLGDTQRAIDLFNQAIVIAKEKADKISLMLKVAQGYRLLDKKEEFLALYDKISKLNDPFWSNLAKEKLEEMNFNWEMEKMKVEWKRGEKI comes from the coding sequence ATGAGCAGAGTCGTTTCAATTGCCACCCATGAATCCCTATTCGGGACAACCATAAATGTCTTGGGTAATGGCAAGATTCCCACCTATGTGACCGAAACCCAGGATTTGCCGCCCAAGATTGTCGTTGATATTTTATGTACGGCCGAGTCGCTCGAAACCATTACTGTTGCTTCAGAACATTCAAATTTAAAGGGTTTAAGAGTCGGGCATCATCCCCAAAAAATCAGGATGGTATTGGACCTAAAAGCTATTGATATTCCCACCTTTGCGATTAAGTCCGTCGGTAATGAGTTGACGATTTTTCTTAAATCAAGAAAGATAATGGGCGAAAAAGAAGACGATTTTAGTGAAGATCAAAGCGATGCGACCGGTAACGATCTAGCGGTATTGAAGCCGCTTGAAGATATAAAAAGCTCGAATCAAGACCCAGCGATGTCAACACAGCCTAAAGATATAAAGACCGATGAAAATCAGAAAAACACTGAATTGTTAAGCATCCAAAATTCGGCCGCAAAGGAATTCGGTTCGGTATCTTTGGCAACTGTGGGGGGCACGATTCAAGGGCCTCAACAGGATCCAAAACAGGTCGTTCAGGTTAGAGGAAATACGGGAGTCGCCGGTCTCAAGGAAGTGTTTTACGGAAGTAATTTGACTCAAATTGTACCTGATGACGGCCGGAATGACACCGCGCTTCTGATTGAAAGCCTCAATGCCTACGGGGCGCAAAACTGGTCAGGAGCCATCGAAAATTTGACGCTTCTTATCAAAACATATCCGCAGGGAAGATATTCGGAGAAAGCATGTTTTCTCTTGGCAAAGGCAAATGAACAACTCTATTCAACATCGATTTCCGATCATTTTTCCGAAATTAAAAAATATTATGAGGATGCCATTTATAGATTTCCGGCATCCGAATATGGACCGCAGGCCTTCCTTGGAATTGGCAATTTGTTATTTAAAACCGGGAATTATTATGAAGCCTTGGCCTATTATAATTTGGTTATAAAAAAGGCTCCCGGTTCCATTCTCGCTGCTAAGGCCTTGATGCAAAAAGCTGATATTATGCTTCAGAACAAAAGGCAAGAAGAGGCCATGTCTATTTCAGCCGTTTTAGAAGACAGCGTATCCGGGTTCCCGGACATGCCCGTAAAAACCGAAGCTAAACTATTGCGGGCCAAAATACTCTATGAGATGAACAGGTTCCGGGAATCGCTTGATATTTTTTCCGAACTCCAAACAGCTAGTTCTGAAAATAGTTTGCAGTACCCGGCGATTACCCTATACCTTGGCTACAACTATTACCAATTGCAGGATAATCAAAGATCAAGAGAAAACCTGTTAAAATTTTATAATAGTTACCCTGATCGAGAAATGAACCATTTGATCCTGCCCCAGATTGGAGATACCTATCGCAACGAGGGGCGCCATAAGGATGCTGTTAAATTTTATCAGTTGGTGCTTAAACGCTATCCGGAAAAGGAGGGGGCTGCTATCAGTAAGATTCGGCTGGCTGAAGAACAGGAAGAACAGGCCGTCGCATCCGCAAGGGGAATTGCTCCGCCTGTTAACATCCTTGATGAGGATCTGGATAGGGAGGGGGCTGCTATCAGTAAGATTCGGCTGGCTGAAGAACAGGCCGTCGCATCCGTAATGGGAATTGCTCCGCGTATTAACATTCTCGATGAAGATTTGGCTTTAGCTGCTGAGTTTTATAAAGAAATTATTAATAAGCCCGTTGACAAAAAAAATGAAAATCCTCTGACACAACTCGCACTGCTAAAACTTTCAATTATCTATCAAAAAGAAAAAGAGTATGAGAAAAGTCTCAAACACTTGAAGTTGTTGTTTGAAAAATATCCCCAGACATCACTGCGAAAAGAGGGCCTGCAAGCTTTGACGGGGACTATCGATGGATTTTTCAAAGAAGAGCTGAAAGCAAAAAAGTATGGCAGCATCATTAATTTTTACGTGAGCGAAAAAGAGCTGATTTACGAACTAAACGCCCCCGAGGTGTTTATTACAGTTGCCAGAGCATTTATACATCAAAAATTTGAGGATATGGGTACAGAGATGTTTGAAATGGCTGATCCCATGTTGTCCGACGAAGAAAAACCTCCCGATCTTCTGTTTCTGTTAGGACGGTATTTTTATAAGCAGGAGAAGCTCGAAATCGCCCTGGAACGGATTAGTCTTTTCATAGACCGTTATCCCTCTGACAAAAACGTTCCATCTGCTTACCGCTTGAAGGGCAGTATCCTTTTGAAGCTAAAAAAGTATCCACAGGCAGCAGAGATGTTTTCGGCGGCTCTGAGATATCCTGCAGACAAATGCGAGAAGTTAAGCATTTTGATAGACAGGGCCAAGGCGCTTGCAGAGAGTAATCCCGGCAAAGAGGCCTTGGAGGCAACCAAGGAGGCCGATGGTATCAAGAGCGCCTGTATCTCTACCGATTACAGCATCTATCAAGAGATAGGAGATTTATATCTCAATCTTGGCGATACCCAAAGGGCCATTGACCTCTTTAATCAGGCCATCGTGATAGCCAAGGAAAAAGCGGATAAAATTTCGCTGATGCTCAAAGTTGCGCAAGGATATCGGTTACTGGACAAAAAGGAAGAATTTTTGGCCCTTTACGATAAGATCTCTAAACTCAATGATCCATTCTGGAGCAATCTGGCTAAAGAGAAGCTGGAAGAAATGAATTTCAATTGGGAAATGGAAAAAATGAAAGTGGAATGGAAAAGAGGGGAAAAAATTTAA
- a CDS encoding sigma-54-dependent Fis family transcriptional regulator: MRKKKLLLVDNNTNDNANHIYKFFTESGFDVITTDNGRTAFEEVVGDHYDLVITELNLPQIDGLGLLKRIKDIKESLPVILISDNAGVKEAVAAMKLGANDFLIKPLSLKMIEMITSRVSNGLELGEKEKPNGKFRIITKNKEMKHLLQMAREVADSRASIFIQGESGTGKELFARYIHHYSTRRQNTFIAINCAALPETLLESELFGHEKGAFTGAISRKKGKFELANQGTLLLDEISEMDYQLQSKLLRVLQEREIDRIGGMDPVPVDVRFIATTNRNIEEQIAQGKFREDLYYRVNVIPFRLPPLRERIDDIPLLADYFIEKYCKIDKRSVKGLTAEAMASLMQLPWKGNVREFENMIERAVLMCRGDLIDEKTLFTISGSRPTENSGYRFMPALSLKEMERSVIFRALDQTDGNRTHAAEMLGISVRTLRNKLNEYKQKMATS, from the coding sequence ATGCGAAAAAAGAAGCTGTTGCTAGTTGATAATAACACAAACGATAACGCGAATCACATCTATAAGTTTTTTACGGAGTCAGGCTTCGATGTTATCACCACAGACAACGGCCGGACAGCCTTTGAAGAGGTAGTAGGGGATCACTATGACCTGGTCATAACGGAATTGAATTTACCCCAGATCGATGGGCTGGGACTTTTGAAGCGGATAAAAGACATCAAGGAATCATTGCCTGTTATTCTGATTTCAGACAATGCCGGAGTCAAAGAAGCGGTAGCGGCGATGAAGCTGGGAGCCAATGATTTTTTAATAAAACCATTGTCGCTAAAAATGATAGAAATGATTACATCGCGGGTATCCAACGGTTTGGAGCTTGGAGAAAAAGAGAAGCCGAACGGGAAGTTTAGAATAATCACGAAAAATAAGGAAATGAAGCACCTTCTACAAATGGCAAGAGAAGTAGCCGACAGCAGAGCATCTATTTTTATTCAGGGAGAGTCGGGGACAGGTAAAGAACTCTTTGCCAGATATATACATCATTATAGTACTCGGAGGCAAAATACATTTATCGCTATTAACTGTGCAGCGCTGCCGGAAACCTTGCTTGAAAGTGAACTGTTCGGGCACGAAAAAGGTGCCTTCACCGGTGCAATTTCAAGGAAAAAGGGCAAGTTCGAGTTGGCCAATCAAGGGACCTTACTTTTGGATGAGATCAGCGAAATGGATTATCAGCTCCAATCCAAACTTCTAAGGGTGTTGCAGGAAAGGGAGATTGACAGGATCGGCGGTATGGATCCGGTTCCTGTGGACGTCAGATTCATAGCTACCACGAACAGAAATATAGAAGAGCAGATTGCGCAAGGGAAATTCAGGGAAGACCTTTATTATCGCGTGAATGTCATACCGTTCCGCTTGCCTCCCCTGAGAGAAAGAATAGATGATATACCGCTGCTGGCAGATTATTTTATCGAAAAGTACTGCAAAATAGATAAACGGTCTGTCAAAGGTTTGACAGCAGAAGCAATGGCGTCACTGATGCAGTTGCCATGGAAGGGGAATGTCAGAGAGTTTGAAAATATGATCGAGAGGGCGGTTCTCATGTGCCGGGGGGATTTAATAGACGAGAAAACCCTTTTTACAATCAGCGGCAGCCGGCCGACCGAAAATTCAGGATACCGCTTTATGCCGGCATTGTCTTTAAAGGAGATGGAAAGAAGTGTGATTTTTCGCGCTCTTGATCAGACAGATGGAAACAGAACCCATGCAGCTGAAATGTTAGGTATTAGTGTTCGCACTCTGAGGAATAAACTCAATGAATACAAACAAAAAATGGCAACATCCTAA
- the flgB gene encoding flagellar basal body rod protein FlgB has translation MPDKISFSKTFQALERAISITQKRHALITSNISNIDTSGYKPKDVDFNAALERALTSEHGVDLVQTNPSHIALEMSGAAEVETIEETSGWNGYNWVNIDKEMTRLSENNLIYRTSVEILLKKIAILKEVIREGGR, from the coding sequence ATGCCGGATAAAATATCTTTTAGCAAAACATTTCAAGCTCTTGAGCGCGCCATCAGCATAACTCAAAAAAGGCATGCTCTTATAACAAGCAATATCAGCAATATAGATACGTCCGGCTATAAGCCAAAGGACGTTGACTTCAATGCCGCTTTGGAGCGTGCCCTGACATCCGAACATGGGGTTGACTTGGTGCAAACCAATCCGAGCCACATCGCTTTGGAGATGAGCGGGGCCGCGGAGGTTGAAACTATTGAGGAAACGAGCGGGTGGAATGGTTATAACTGGGTCAATATTGATAAGGAGATGACCCGGCTGTCTGAAAACAATTTGATATACAGAACTTCCGTTGAGATTCTTTTGAAAAAGATAGCCATACTGAAAGAAGTTATTAGAGAGGGAGGTCGCTAG
- the flgC gene encoding flagellar basal body rod protein FlgC, producing the protein MNFLVSLETSASGLYAQRKRMDIIASNLANIDTTRTEKGGPYRRKMVVMKSMPMVRDFQNILNMQIEGVRIEDIVEDKSDFKRVFNPSHPDADQDGYLLKPNVDLIVETTNMLMARRAFEANLAAIKATRQMAIKALEIGR; encoded by the coding sequence ATGAACTTTTTAGTATCACTTGAGACAAGCGCTTCGGGGCTTTATGCTCAGAGGAAACGGATGGATATCATCGCAAGTAACCTTGCCAATATTGATACCACCCGGACAGAAAAGGGCGGACCGTATCGAAGAAAGATGGTAGTGATGAAGTCCATGCCGATGGTTCGTGACTTCCAAAATATACTGAATATGCAGATTGAAGGGGTTCGAATTGAGGACATCGTGGAAGATAAAAGTGACTTTAAAAGGGTCTTTAACCCCAGCCATCCGGATGCGGATCAAGACGGGTATCTGCTTAAACCGAATGTTGATCTGATTGTGGAAACCACGAATATGCTTATGGCCAGGAGGGCGTTTGAGGCCAATCTCGCGGCGATCAAGGCGACCAGACAAATGGCCATTAAGGCGCTTGAAATAGGGAGATAA
- the fliE gene encoding flagellar hook-basal body complex protein FliE, producing MSDLRIGNQQQGVMVRNEETKQESTSEFRKVINGTIERVNRLDQEADRSIMDLLKGKADIHESMIALQKMDISMRLLLTIRNKAVEAYKEIMHMQF from the coding sequence ATGAGTGATCTTAGGATCGGAAATCAGCAGCAAGGCGTTATGGTGCGAAATGAAGAAACCAAACAGGAAAGTACATCGGAATTTCGCAAGGTGATTAATGGGACGATTGAAAGGGTAAACAGGTTAGATCAAGAGGCCGACAGATCGATTATGGATCTTTTGAAGGGAAAGGCGGACATTCATGAGAGCATGATCGCCCTCCAAAAGATGGACATATCCATGCGACTGCTTCTTACAATCCGAAACAAAGCTGTGGAGGCTTATAAAGAAATAATGCACATGCAATTTTGA
- the fliF gene encoding flagellar M-ring protein FliF: protein MSDSISQFLNILKTLPLSKLISMVLILVLVATGFAFMFFFANQEDYQVLYNNLSQKDGGIIVAKLKEKNIPYKVEANGTVVMVPAEKVYELRLELAGEGLPKQGNVGFEIFDKTDFSTTRFVQELNYRRALQGELARTINQFKEVNDSRVFIVVPKESLFVEDKKLSSASIQLDLSSNLPAAKLAAIVHLVANAVEGLEASQVAVVDTKGRLIFKGEGGDEASSLLSNTQLEYKKNVENEIKENVQTMLEGIIGDGRAIVRVNAEIDFNKITLNQEEYDPSATAVRSMRNIEESARAGADGSDSAQEMANQRRGVVSSLSGSQNNMMKKDTATNYEINKTIKTILKPGGTIKRLSVAAVIDGIYEVEKQNDGTMKNKYIPRSEEELKKFEEIVKKAMGYNEDREDQVLVSSISFADGAAMDMPAEATSSKLDMLKQVGNYKKTIINLLLVSLVFFLVIRPLMKSMKNMAKDISSKTLELARDTGDYAQISGSSGASKKERILEISKSNQERAQQLIKSWIGEQE, encoded by the coding sequence ATGAGCGATTCAATCAGTCAATTTTTAAACATCTTAAAGACATTACCCCTCTCGAAACTCATTAGCATGGTTTTGATCCTTGTGCTTGTAGCGACCGGATTTGCGTTTATGTTTTTCTTTGCAAATCAGGAAGATTACCAGGTATTGTATAACAATCTTTCTCAAAAGGATGGAGGAATCATTGTTGCCAAACTGAAGGAAAAAAATATTCCTTACAAAGTCGAGGCCAATGGGACCGTCGTAATGGTCCCGGCGGAAAAAGTCTACGAGTTGCGTTTGGAGCTGGCCGGCGAGGGACTGCCGAAGCAGGGTAATGTAGGTTTTGAAATATTTGATAAAACGGATTTTAGCACTACCAGATTTGTCCAAGAGTTGAATTACCGGAGGGCGCTCCAAGGGGAACTGGCCAGAACCATAAACCAATTTAAAGAGGTCAACGACTCCAGAGTGTTTATTGTTGTTCCGAAAGAGTCTCTTTTTGTCGAAGATAAAAAGCTGTCATCAGCCTCCATACAGTTGGATTTGAGTTCAAACTTGCCGGCAGCCAAGCTTGCCGCGATTGTTCATCTGGTGGCCAACGCGGTTGAAGGTCTTGAAGCCAGTCAGGTTGCGGTTGTGGACACAAAAGGCAGACTGATCTTTAAGGGAGAGGGCGGCGATGAGGCATCTTCGCTATTGAGCAACACCCAGTTGGAATATAAGAAGAATGTTGAAAACGAGATAAAAGAAAATGTTCAAACCATGCTGGAAGGGATTATTGGTGACGGCAGGGCGATCGTCAGAGTCAACGCCGAGATAGATTTCAATAAAATTACTTTAAACCAGGAGGAGTATGACCCCAGTGCAACAGCGGTTAGAAGTATGAGAAACATCGAAGAGTCTGCCAGGGCGGGTGCAGACGGTTCCGATAGCGCTCAGGAAATGGCCAACCAGCGAAGGGGGGTTGTTTCCTCGTTAAGCGGTTCTCAAAATAATATGATGAAAAAAGATACAGCCACCAATTATGAGATCAATAAAACAATCAAAACGATTCTTAAACCGGGCGGAACCATTAAGCGTCTTTCGGTGGCTGCTGTAATTGACGGGATATACGAAGTTGAAAAGCAAAACGATGGAACCATGAAAAATAAATACATCCCAAGAAGTGAAGAAGAATTGAAAAAATTTGAAGAAATTGTAAAGAAGGCCATGGGATATAATGAAGACCGGGAAGACCAGGTTTTGGTTAGCTCCATCTCTTTTGCGGACGGGGCCGCTATGGATATGCCGGCCGAAGCGACGTCCAGTAAGCTGGATATGCTAAAACAAGTGGGGAACTATAAAAAAACAATCATCAATCTTCTATTGGTGTCGCTGGTTTTTTTCTTGGTCATCAGGCCGCTGATGAAAAGCATGAAGAACATGGCCAAAGATATCAGTTCTAAGACCTTAGAACTGGCCAGAGATACGGGTGACTATGCCCAGATTTCGGGTTCATCAGGTGCGAGTAAAAAGGAAAGGATTTTAGAGATAAGTAAAAGCAATCAAGAAAGAGCGCAGCAACTTATTAAAAGCTGGATAGGTGAACAGGAATAA
- the fliG gene encoding flagellar motor switch protein FliG, with protein MATTKLNLDKLTGPQKAAVIFLTMGEEFTARFFKALDEKSIKRLGKYMSEINYIPSEIAQKVMDEFLVNIGNDVNLVVSGQDFLKQVVNKTLDKDSAREVFKDIGDKSTTVPFSDLAFIASENLVSIIQGEHPQTIALVLSYLPHEKAAEILKSFSDELMADIALRLVQIGHVDLEVVSQLDEIIRKDLTKIGTATRKFDGIETLANILNEVDGKTEETVLGHIENEDSDLAAMIRQKMFVFEDLLQIENRYFRDILQNVDNQILSKALRTASEDMKKKIYNNLSERAAEMLKDDIEVMGPVKLSEVEAAQQEVIKTAKRLETEGRIVLSKGKEDVFV; from the coding sequence ATGGCGACAACAAAACTAAATCTCGATAAATTGACCGGGCCCCAGAAAGCGGCCGTCATTTTTCTAACCATGGGCGAAGAATTTACAGCACGGTTCTTTAAAGCCTTGGATGAAAAAAGTATAAAAAGGCTCGGGAAATATATGTCCGAGATAAATTACATTCCTTCCGAAATTGCCCAAAAGGTGATGGATGAATTTCTGGTAAATATTGGAAATGACGTAAACCTGGTCGTTTCCGGACAGGATTTTCTGAAACAGGTTGTCAACAAAACATTGGATAAAGATTCCGCCAGAGAAGTTTTCAAGGATATCGGAGACAAAAGCACAACGGTTCCGTTTAGCGACTTGGCCTTCATAGCATCAGAAAACCTTGTCAGTATCATTCAAGGAGAACATCCCCAGACCATTGCCCTTGTCCTTTCCTATCTTCCGCACGAAAAGGCTGCGGAAATACTTAAATCTTTTTCGGACGAACTAATGGCCGACATTGCATTACGGTTAGTGCAAATCGGCCATGTTGATCTAGAAGTTGTCAGCCAGCTCGATGAGATCATCAGGAAGGATCTTACAAAAATCGGAACAGCAACCAGGAAATTCGACGGCATAGAGACCCTGGCCAACATTTTAAATGAAGTCGACGGGAAAACAGAGGAAACGGTGCTGGGGCATATAGAAAATGAGGACAGCGATTTGGCCGCAATGATCAGACAAAAAATGTTTGTTTTTGAAGATCTTTTACAGATTGAGAACCGATATTTTCGGGATATTTTGCAGAACGTAGACAACCAAATATTATCAAAAGCTTTGAGAACGGCATCTGAAGATATGAAAAAGAAAATATACAATAATTTATCAGAACGGGCTGCGGAAATGCTCAAGGATGATATCGAAGTCATGGGTCCGGTTAAGTTGAGTGAAGTTGAAGCGGCCCAACAGGAGGTTATTAAAACAGCCAAAAGACTCGAGACGGAGGGCAGGATCGTTCTGTCTAAGGGTAAAGAGGATGTCTTTGTATAA
- a CDS encoding FliI/YscN family ATPase — protein sequence MKALNKRIKWDNYLEALSSCQPYKLEGKIVKVAGIVAEASGPGLSVGSLCSIKTSEGQNIPAEVIGFNDQRVIVMPFGEMRGIEPGSRIIDISKKPTVPVGESYLSRVIDGLGRPIDNKGMIRPEKEYPIYGNVQNPMKREIIREVIDVGVCSINALNTLGKGQRIAIMSGSGVGKSILMGMIARNTSADVSVIALIGERGREVREFVERNLGEAGLKKAVVVVATSDSPALVRIRGAHLATTLAEYFRDKGLDVMLIMDSISRFAMSMREVGLAAGEPPSAKGYTPSVFIQIPKLLERAGTVEKKGSITGIYNVLVEGDDMNEPIADAVRSTVDGHIVLSRDLAHKDHYPAVDVLASISRVMSDIIDRRHLENARKLVKVMAAYREAEDLINIGAYVDGSDPQIDYAKKMIGKINAFLQQDTHQKITFKESVDRLQALFA from the coding sequence ATGAAGGCACTTAACAAAAGGATAAAGTGGGATAACTATCTGGAAGCCTTAAGTTCGTGCCAGCCTTATAAATTAGAAGGCAAGATAGTCAAGGTTGCAGGAATTGTGGCCGAGGCCAGCGGACCGGGGCTGAGTGTCGGTAGCCTCTGCAGCATTAAAACATCCGAAGGCCAAAACATCCCGGCTGAAGTGATCGGATTTAACGATCAAAGGGTTATCGTTATGCCCTTTGGTGAAATGCGGGGAATAGAGCCAGGCAGCAGGATTATCGATATAAGTAAAAAACCGACTGTTCCCGTGGGGGAATCCTATTTAAGCCGGGTTATAGATGGACTTGGACGGCCCATCGATAACAAAGGAATGATCAGGCCGGAAAAAGAATACCCCATCTATGGAAATGTTCAAAATCCCATGAAAAGAGAGATCATCCGGGAAGTCATTGATGTTGGTGTGTGTTCGATCAATGCCTTAAATACATTAGGAAAAGGCCAGAGGATTGCTATCATGTCGGGCTCAGGAGTCGGCAAAAGTATTTTGATGGGCATGATAGCCAGAAACACGTCGGCCGATGTGAGCGTCATTGCGCTCATTGGCGAGCGAGGCCGCGAGGTGAGAGAATTTGTAGAAAGAAACCTTGGTGAAGCGGGTCTGAAAAAAGCGGTAGTCGTTGTAGCCACATCTGATTCGCCGGCCTTGGTCAGGATAAGAGGCGCTCATCTGGCGACGACTCTGGCCGAATATTTCAGGGATAAAGGCCTGGATGTTATGCTCATTATGGATTCCATTTCCAGATTCGCCATGTCAATGAGAGAGGTGGGACTGGCTGCCGGAGAGCCGCCTTCAGCAAAAGGTTATACTCCAAGTGTATTTATTCAGATACCAAAGCTACTGGAAAGGGCCGGGACCGTCGAAAAGAAAGGGAGCATTACGGGGATATACAATGTTCTGGTTGAAGGCGATGACATGAATGAACCGATTGCAGATGCGGTTCGGTCAACCGTTGACGGACATATCGTGCTGTCTCGGGATTTGGCCCACAAGGACCATTATCCGGCTGTGGATGTCCTGGCCAGTATCAGCAGGGTTATGAGCGATATTATTGATCGCCGCCATCTTGAAAATGCCCGAAAATTAGTTAAAGTCATGGCTGCTTACAGGGAAGCTGAGGATTTGATTAATATCGGCGCTTATGTGGACGGCAGTGATCCCCAGATAGATTATGCCAAAAAGATGATCGGCAAGATTAACGCCTTTCTCCAGCAGGATACTCATCAAAAGATAACCTTTAAAGAAAGCGTTGACCGCTTGCAAGCATTGTTTGCCTAA
- the fliJ gene encoding flagellar export protein FliJ produces the protein MRPFRFRLDKILDYRGYLLKRAQIDLYNAQSEYKRRQNELKSLAQTRVEVARECMDEGIKGIDVARYKIYQAFLQKLDDDLGKAHIRLKEGKKHLAVKAAQLKKASMKRKALETLKDRQYKKYQKTLENEEQKALDEIVLIGRERKI, from the coding sequence ATGAGGCCATTTAGATTCCGGCTTGATAAGATTCTCGATTACAGAGGTTATCTACTGAAAAGAGCGCAGATAGATCTGTACAATGCTCAAAGTGAGTATAAGAGAAGGCAAAATGAGCTAAAAAGCCTGGCTCAAACGCGAGTAGAGGTCGCGCGGGAATGTATGGATGAAGGTATTAAAGGCATAGATGTCGCCAGATATAAGATTTATCAGGCGTTTCTGCAAAAGCTGGATGATGATCTTGGAAAAGCGCATATTAGGCTCAAAGAGGGAAAAAAGCACCTAGCGGTGAAGGCAGCCCAGTTAAAAAAGGCATCGATGAAGAGAAAGGCCTTGGAAACGCTCAAGGACAGGCAGTATAAAAAATATCAAAAGACCTTGGAAAACGAGGAGCAAAAGGCTTTGGATGAAATTGTTCTTATTGGAAGGGAGCGTAAGATATGA